A window of Variovorax paradoxus genomic DNA:
TTCCACCAGCAGAACGCGCATTGCGGCGACTCCTCAGGCCGCAAGGTAGCACGCGAACGGGATGATCGGAAGTGCCTGCGCCGTGGCGCAGAGTAGGTGTGAATACTTAGGCGCAGCTTAGGCGGCGCATGCATCGCGGGGGCAATGGCCTGCCGCCACAGGATCAGGACATGCGAACGGCGTGGCGCTCGCCCTCGCCGCCCGAGGCGAAGGCCAGCAGGTCGAGGGCTTCCTTCTCCACTGCGGCGCGGTCTGACTTCGACCAGCGTGCGAACGGCTCCAGCAGCACGGTGGCGGCGTTCTTCTTCTCGCGCTCGATCTTCCAGACGCCCGCCACGAAGCCGTCGAGCAGCACCGTGCCGCGCACGATGCCGTTGGCAGTGAACACGCGGGCGCGGTGTGCCTCGCTCAGCACGCGGCTGCGGTCGGCATGGGAGAGCAGCAGGTTGTCCCACTCCGCCACGAGACGCGGCGGCGCGGGCGTGTCGGGATCTGGCCGGGGGGCGCGAGGCAGGTCGAAGAGTTCCTGGCCGTCTTCGCCCGAGAACACGCGCAGCCGGGGCCGCAGGCGCTCGGCCACGGCCTTCCAGCCCGTGAGGCCAGACCATGCGCCGGCATCGGCCAGCGTGGCGGGCCCGAAGGCGGCCAGGTAGCGCAGCAGCAGGTCGTCGTGCGAGGCCGGGCCGGCATCGACGGCATCCCCGAGCCAGTCGCCAAGAGGCTGCAGCAGCGCGCTCTGGTGCGAGTTCCAGGTGCCGGCCGGCGGCAGGTGCACCAGCGGCAGGTTGTTGCGGATCAGCCCGGCGAGCGAAGCGGTCTCGCGCCCCTGCCAGCGCAGGGCCAGGGCCTGCCCGAGTTCGGCGCCGGTGCGTGGCCGCTCTGCGAGGAGCGCGCGCCCCGCCTCGATCACCGCCGCGCGGTCGAGGCCGTCGAGCGCCTTCTTGTGGTTGCCCAGCAGGCCGCGCTGGTGCACGGGCTCCAGCAGCGGGCGCCATGCCAACGCGTCGCGCGCGCTCATCAGGTGCAGGGTGCCGCGCAGGGTCGACATGCGCACGATGCGGCGCTTGCGCAGCGCATCGGTGAGCTGCTCTCGCCGGAAGCCTTCAATGCGGCTCCAGAGGCCGATGTAGGGCGGGTTGGGCGCCTGCGCCTGCAACCCGGCCAGCCGCTCGACGGCCTGCGTCGCCGTCAGGGCGCGCCGCTGCAGCAGCATCTGCCGCGCGAGCGTGGCGCGGTTCAGCGCGCGCAGGCTCAGAACTTCTCGTGCGGCGCCAGGTATCGCCATTGCCCCACCGGCAGGTTGCCCAGCATGACCTTGCCGATGCGCACCCGCTTCAGGCCCACCACCTTCAGGCCGACCAGTTCGCACATGCGGCGGATCTGCCGCTTCTTGCCTTCGGTGAGCACGAAGCGCAGCTGCTCCGGGTTCTGCCACTCGACCCGCGCCGGCTTCAGCGCTTGGCCGTCGAGGCTCAGGCCGTGGCGCAACCTTGCGAGCATGGCGGGCGGGAACACCGCCTGCACGTTGGTGGTGACGGGGTCGTCGTCGTCCATGCGCACCAGCTGGCCGGTGGGCGCGGGCTGGCCCAGGCCGTGGTAGGCCACGCGCACCAGGTATTCCTTTTCCATCACCGAGTCTTCGCCGATGAGCTGGCGCGCGATGCGCCCGTCCTGCGTCATCACCAGCAGGCCGATGGAGTCGATGTCGAGCCGGCCGCACGGCGCGAGGCCGCGCAGCTGCTGCGGGCTGAAGAAGAAGCGCGCGTTGTCCTCGGCCCAGCGGTTCTGCGGCGTGAACAACACGACCGCCGGATCGTGGCCGTCCTCGGCCTGCCCGCTCACGTAGCCGATGGGCTTGTTGATGAGGATGGTGACCTGGTTCGCCTGCTGGCCCTTGGCCGCCTTGTCGATCTCGATGCGGTCGGACGGCGTGACCTTGACGCCCATCTCGGCCGGCCTGCCGTTGACCTTGACCCAGCCGTTGGCGATCCATTCGTCGGCCTCGCGGCGCGAGCACATTTTCAGTTCGGCCATGCGCTTGTTCAGGCGCACGGCATCGGAGGGGGGAGAAGAGGGCTCGGTCATCGGAAGGCTTGATCAATGTGCGGCACCGATGCTATCCTGAACGCAAGCGCGAGCTGATCGCGCCCTTTTTGGGGGATTCCCAAATGAACACGCAAAACACACGCAAGTACCAGTACGCCATCGTCATCGGGCGCTTCCAGCCCGTTCATTTCGGACATCAACGACTCATCGAAGAGGCCTCCCGCGCCGCCGATCGGGTCATCGTGGTGGTCGGCTCCGACCGGCAGCCGCGCAGCGTCAAGAACCCCTTCACCTTCGACGAACGCGAACGCATGGTGCGCGCCTGCCTTCGCAGCAGCGACCAGATGCGCGTGAGCGTGGTCGGCGTGGGCGACTCGCCCTACAACGACCAGATCTGGATCGCGTCGATCCAGTCGGCGGTCGAGCGGCTCATCGCGCAGGACGGCCTGGCGCCCGCCAAGGCCAGGGTGGCGCTGGTGGGCCACCTGAAGGACGCATCGAGCTACTACCTGAAGATGTTCCCGCACTGGGAGTTCGTCGGGCAGAACAGCGTGGAGAGCCTCAACGCCACCGACGTGCGCAGCCTCTACTTCGACCCCGAGAACCGCGGCCAGCTCGCGCGCGCCGACCTGCCCGACGGCACGGCCGCTTTCCTCGACCAGTTCACCCGCACCGCCGACTACGCCGAGCTCTGCGAAGAACGCGCCTTCCTGGTCGACTACCGCGACAAGTACCGCTACGCGGGCAGCGACTTTCCGCCGATCTACACCACGGTCGACGCCGTCGTGGTCGAGGCCGGCCACATCCTGCTGGTGCAGCGCAAGTTCCATCCCGGCAAGGGCACCTGGGCGCTGCCCGGCGGCTTCGTCGGCCAGCAGGAGCGGCTGCAGGAGGCGGCCATCCGCGAGCTGAAGGAAGAAACCCGCCTGAAGGTGCCGGTGCCCGTGC
This region includes:
- a CDS encoding bifunctional nicotinamide-nucleotide adenylyltransferase/Nudix hydroxylase — its product is MNTQNTRKYQYAIVIGRFQPVHFGHQRLIEEASRAADRVIVVVGSDRQPRSVKNPFTFDERERMVRACLRSSDQMRVSVVGVGDSPYNDQIWIASIQSAVERLIAQDGLAPAKARVALVGHLKDASSYYLKMFPHWEFVGQNSVESLNATDVRSLYFDPENRGQLARADLPDGTAAFLDQFTRTADYAELCEERAFLVDYRDKYRYAGSDFPPIYTTVDAVVVEAGHILLVQRKFHPGKGTWALPGGFVGQQERLQEAAIRELKEETRLKVPVPVLNGSMKASHVFDAPERSQRGRTITHGFFFELAHNQWTGLSDVRADDDAAEVRWVPIAEFLDMQERIYEDHFFIANHFLGGLGKN
- a CDS encoding pseudouridine synthase; amino-acid sequence: MTEPSSPPSDAVRLNKRMAELKMCSRREADEWIANGWVKVNGRPAEMGVKVTPSDRIEIDKAAKGQQANQVTILINKPIGYVSGQAEDGHDPAVVLFTPQNRWAEDNARFFFSPQQLRGLAPCGRLDIDSIGLLVMTQDGRIARQLIGEDSVMEKEYLVRVAYHGLGQPAPTGQLVRMDDDDPVTTNVQAVFPPAMLARLRHGLSLDGQALKPARVEWQNPEQLRFVLTEGKKRQIRRMCELVGLKVVGLKRVRIGKVMLGNLPVGQWRYLAPHEKF
- a CDS encoding winged helix DNA-binding domain-containing protein, which produces MAIPGAAREVLSLRALNRATLARQMLLQRRALTATQAVERLAGLQAQAPNPPYIGLWSRIEGFRREQLTDALRKRRIVRMSTLRGTLHLMSARDALAWRPLLEPVHQRGLLGNHKKALDGLDRAAVIEAGRALLAERPRTGAELGQALALRWQGRETASLAGLIRNNLPLVHLPPAGTWNSHQSALLQPLGDWLGDAVDAGPASHDDLLLRYLAAFGPATLADAGAWSGLTGWKAVAERLRPRLRVFSGEDGQELFDLPRAPRPDPDTPAPPRLVAEWDNLLLSHADRSRVLSEAHRARVFTANGIVRGTVLLDGFVAGVWKIEREKKNAATVLLEPFARWSKSDRAAVEKEALDLLAFASGGEGERHAVRMS